A portion of the Salvelinus alpinus chromosome 33, SLU_Salpinus.1, whole genome shotgun sequence genome contains these proteins:
- the LOC139563073 gene encoding fin bud initiation factor-like encodes MAFLHLLAIGMFSLPICGAFFNGPLYPEMSNGTFHHYFVPDGDYENNDDPEKCQMLFKMTDDRKCGLDEDHDSVIRDDFTIIKRHIEDSARVLEGIGKSISFDLDGEDSYGKYLRRETTQIGEAFTNSEKSLLELEVKFKQSQENELKEEHRINDDFLNMVVHTRDVLKDTLYISVGLKDKHELLSLIIRSHGTRLSRLKNEYMKVKLG; translated from the coding sequence ATGGCTTTTCTACACTTACTCGCTATTGGGATGTTTTCATTGCCGATCTGCGGTGCGTTTTTTAACGGACCTCTGTATCCAGAGATGTCTAACGGCACGTTCCATCACTACTTTGTGCCAGACGGCGACTATGAGAATAACGATGATCCGGAAAAATGTCAAATGCTTTTTAAAATGACAGACGACCGAAAATGCGGTCTTGACGAGGACCACGATTCGGTAATCCGAGATGATTTCACGATCATCAAGAGACACATCGAAGACTCGGCCAGGGTGCTAGAGGGGATCGGGAAAAGCATTTCTTTTGATTTGGACGGAGAGGACAGCTATGGAAAATATTTGAGAAGGGAGACGACTCAGATTGGCGAGGCTTTTACAAACTCTGAAAAGTCTCTGTTAGAACTGGAGGTGAAATTCAAACAGAGTCAGGAGAACGAGTTGAAGGAGGAGCACCGCATAAACGACGACTTTCTGAACATGGTTGTCCACACAAGAGACGTGCTAAAGGACACACTGTACATATCGGTGGGGTTGAAGGATAAACACGAGCTTCTCTCTCTCATAATTCGAAGTCACGGGACCAGATTGAGCCGATTGAAAAATGAATACATGAAGGTTAAACTTGGGTAA
- the LOC139562908 gene encoding gamma-butyrobetaine dioxygenase-like, whose product MWTTTIARCTLPTMLKRSSVLACHALRAGGRPGWAAAISSSPSLHLTWRQLRGHGTQAPAPLPSTALGDSPGVRQVRALEQERLLEVEWEGSGQSLYPYTWLRDNCQCPLCTLQSAQARSLLLSQLDIHTGVDRVQVTDNNKVSIVWPDQHTSEFDPEWLRKRCFSPAARQALQEELFLNERVYWDSELRIPTANFEEVLHDDKAALAWLLALRRVGIVYLKGAPVEQGQVARLSQRIGYLRLTFYGHTWQVQDKSQANNVAYTSGKLSLHTDYPALHYPPGVQFLHCLSQAGEGGESEAVDGFHMADQLRREDPEAFRTLTSLRVDFTDTGSDYCDFMVQSKNHIIDVDSDGRVVRINYNNATRDSVLDLPLHQVQAFYSSLKAYVQLMTRPENMLTYKMEPGDLVTFDNWRLLHGRKSFQSHPDRVRHLEGAYLDWDEVMSRLRILCKSVHGES is encoded by the exons ATGTGGACGACCACTATAGCACGATGTACCCTGCCGACCATGCTCAAGCGAAGCTCCGTCTTGGCCTGCCATGCCTTGAGGGCTGGGGGTAGGCCTGGATGGGCAGCCgccatctcctcatctccttctcttcACCTGACCTGGAGGCAGCTCCGTGGACACGGGACCCAGGCACCCGCCCCGCTCCCTTCCACTGCCCTGGGGGACAGCCCTGGGGTGAGGCAGGTCCGGGCCCTGGAGCAGGAAAGGCTACTGGAGGTTGAGTGGGAGGGCAGCGGACAGAGCCTGTACCCGTACACATGGCTTAGGGACAACTGTCAATGCCCACTGTGTACCCTGCAGTCGGCCCAGGCCCGCAGCCTGCTGCTCTCCCAGCTGGACATCCACACTGGGGTTGACCGGGTCCAAGTCACTGACAACAACAAG GTGTCCATAGTGTGGCCGGACCAGCACACCAGCGAGTTTGACCCAGAATGGCTAAGGAAACGGTGCTTCTCTCCTGCTGCCAGACAAGCCCTACAAGAGGAGCTCTTCCTAAACG AGCGTGTGTACTGGGACTCAGAGCTGCGGATCCCCACGGCCAACTTCGAGGAGGTCCTCCACGACGACAAGGCCGCCCTGGCCTGGCTGCTGGCTCTACGTCGCGTGGGCATCGTCTACCTGAAGGGGGCGCCGGTGGAGCAGGGTCAGGTGGCCCGCCTCAGCCAGAGGATCGGATACCTCCGACTGACGTTCTATGG GCACACATGGCAGGTGCAGGACAAATCCCAGGCTAACAACGTGGCCTACACCTCTGGCAAACTCAGTCTCCACACTGACTATCCAGCACTGCACTACCCACCTGGA GTGCAGTTCCTGCATTGCCTGAGCCAGGCTGGCGAGGGCGGGGAGAGTGAAGCGGTGGACGGCTTCCACATGGCAGATCAACTGAGGAGAGAAGACCCCGAGGCCTTCAGGACCCTCACCTCCCTGCGGGTGGACTTCACCGACACAGGGTCCGACTACTGCGACTTCATGGTGCAGTCCAAGAACCACATCATAGA TGTTGACAGTGATGGGCGGGTGGTCCGGATCAACTACAACAATGCCACCAGGGACTCTGTGCTGGACCTCCCCCTGCACCAGGTCCAGGCCTTCTACAGCTCCCTCAAGGCCTACGTCCAGCTGATGACGCGACCAGAAAACATGCTCACCTACAAGATGGAGCCTG GCGACCTGGTCACCTTTGACAACTGGCGCCTGCTCCATGGGCGGAAGAGctttcagagccacccagaccgGGTGAGGCACCTGGAGGGAGCCTACCTGGACTGGGACGAAGTCATGTCTCGCCTGCGGATACTCTGCAAGTCTGTCCACGGAGAGAGCTAG